The Candidatus Zixiibacteriota bacterium sequence TGACGCGCGGGGGATACTGACCGACAACAACCTGGCTGAGGATGAGTTTGTTGTTTTGGCAGTCGGCGCTTCATATCCGACCAAGCATTACCCCCTCCCACAATTCGTCGAGCTGGCCAGGTTGATAATTGAGAAATATGGTCTCAAAGTGATGGTGGTTGAAAAAAATCGTTACGACTACCTGAATCTGTTTGACGATCTCAGCCAGACCGGCAGTCTGATGCTGGGCATTGACTACGATATACCGGTCCTGGCAGGTATTTTATCCAAGGCTCGTCTGACTGTCTCCAATGATTCGGGTGTGATGCATCTGGCATCGGCCTGCGGATCGCCTACACTCGGCCTGTTCGGCCCGACTCATCCGGTGCTCGGTTTCGCACCACTCGGCGATAATTCACTTGCGCTGACAGCCGATGTAAAGTGTTCACCCTGCTCTTTGCACGGTCAAAAGCTGTGCTATCGCGATCAGCAGTACTGTTTTACCGAGCTGACCCCGGAACTTGTGCTTGAGAAGGCGGATAATCTCCTGGGGCGCTCATGAAGCCGGTGGTGTTTCTGGATCGCGACGGTACCCTGATCGAGGAAGTTTGTTTTTTGCGTCGCGAGGAGAATATCAAAGTTTTTCCGGAAACACCCAGGGCTTTGAGTCTTTTGAGAAAGGCAGGATTTGCCCTGATTGTAATCTCAAATCAATCCGGGGTAGCCCGCGGATATCTGACCGAAGAGCGGGTAGTCGAGCTCAACCGGGTGGTATTCAATCAACTGCGGATGCTGGGAGAGGTACCGGATGCCTTCTACTATTGCCCCTATCACGATAATGCCGATCTTCCGGAATACCGTAAAGACAGCCATGACCGCAAACCCGGTACCGGCCTGGCGGAAAAAGCCTCTCGTGAGTTCGAGATCGATCTGAGAAAGTCATATTCGATCGGCGATAAACTGGCTGATGTCGGTCTTGCCCGGAACCTGGGTGGCAAAGGTGTATTGCTCCTGACCGGGCATGGCAGAAAAGAACGCGAAAAAATAGATTCAGATTCGGACTTTGTGCCTGATTTTATCGCCGAAAATATCCTCGTGGCCGCTGAGTGGATTGTGAATGATTACAGCAATAAACTCTGAACCTTTTGCCCGGGTTTTTTGTATTATACTTTTGTGAGTCGTGTTAATTTCGGCAGGAAAATTTAGTTTAAAATATACTTGCCTTTTGTCTTTAACAGTATAAAATCGGTAAGCATGGAAAAACAAGCCAGGTACTTCAAAAAACTCGATAACGGTGAAATCAAATGTCAGCTCTGCCCGGTCGGATGCAAGTTAGCCGAAGGGCAGGAGGGTGTCTGTTTCGGGCGCAAAGTCATTGACGGCGAGCTTATTGCCACCAACTACGGCCAGGCTGTGAGCATGCATGTCGACCCGATCGAGAAAAAACCTCTCTATCATTATAAACCGGGTGAACTGATTCTTTCAGTCGGTCCCAACGGCTGTAACCTGTTCTGCAAGCATTGCCAGAACTGGTCGATCTCGCAGGAAAAACAGCGCACCATGACCATCATGCCGGAGGAGCTGGTCGCCGCCTGCAAAAAGGAGAATTCATTCGGGCTGGCCTACACCTATGCCGAGCCGTTTATCTGGTATGAATACCTTCTGGATATCTGCGCGCTG is a genomic window containing:
- a CDS encoding HAD-IIIA family hydrolase, whose amino-acid sequence is MKPVVFLDRDGTLIEEVCFLRREENIKVFPETPRALSLLRKAGFALIVISNQSGVARGYLTEERVVELNRVVFNQLRMLGEVPDAFYYCPYHDNADLPEYRKDSHDRKPGTGLAEKASREFEIDLRKSYSIGDKLADVGLARNLGGKGVLLLTGHGRKEREKIDSDSDFVPDFIAENILVAAEWIVNDYSNKL